The Maylandia zebra isolate NMK-2024a linkage group LG7, Mzebra_GT3a, whole genome shotgun sequence genome contains a region encoding:
- the setd1ba gene encoding histone-lysine N-methyltransferase SETD1B-A isoform X2 has product MDSHPVCGSAEKRSHHWRSYKLIIDPALKKGSHKLYRYDGQTFSMPNPGIPPVDIVRDPRIGRLWTKYKETDLPVPKFKIDECYIGPVPPKEVTFARLNDNIREGFLTDMCKKFGEIEEVEILYNPKNKKHLGIAKVVFESVKAAKVAVQSLHNTSVMGNIIHVELDPKGENRLRYFQLLMNGSYTPRTLPVGGEEAREVSPRSLAEALLACEPIRRLSESSVSAGGGTLPPSSSSTPLTLETGYSSLRQDTPQSQGTPHTPRQAGTPFSQDSSYSSRQSTPAYQSSRPESSGGYKSRRHESKFQDAYNRRPERPQYRSNMYRSTPEQPPFKQHQLTPPEPPPSTTSFNYTAPPPATPNFKSAFSPYQPPLPPAFPPTEPAFHHPAQREGEYLRPPEPPLTAAVDFLPAKERPETPPIPEPPPPEPAPHPTTPPPQTPEHCPSPGSPILDPERNSLDSRIEMLLKEKRTKLLPFLDERDSDNEVRMEGSPISSSSSQLSPIPPYTGGSQGGQQNSRPSSTGLEDISPTPLPDSEDEEPIPGTASLIKRISSPVHEKEKEGSFGGHSPAEKMDTGQQSSGEDMEISDDEMPGTPITSGECGKGIVVNSAVSPMQTMAMHPSSYHPLSHQAGFAIAHHPLAPHLAAHTGVPHPMLPPMGPYPPMPVVPMDLMSCFRWEQWSTIPMSFQMQQQMLSRMAQTRGPYPYPHFMDNGASGPFGGPYAPLSMGATPAGSTGAPGQQWQHPSLPKFNPTVPPPGYETKKEDPHKATVDGVLLVIVKELKAIMKRDLNRKMVEVVAFRAFDDWWDKKERSAKASLTPVKGAEGKEEERPKPKETIGSSLLENWNKGEGLGYEGMGLGIGLRGAIRLPSFKVKRKDPPEAAAAGDNKRARPSTPVDDELEDEDRERDPAELPSDDSKLDGDGTSAKRRHSRPLELDSEGEEEVDTSGKEESLSDREEEPVKMEVAERLSLGKESGDEEGEGEDEGDLSSESSSSDSSDDEAESSSSSKASSDSSSESSDSSGYGLSSEEEDDDEEEREAAEDAEVDGKDAATSSSTSSSTSSSSEDEEEETEAKPPSSPAVPLPEVKEEQIRRPPSPEEPSAEDLKPPSPQHIPVQERDISDSHIPAVKSEHQEIVANLRPPTPTGVLFDSDQETKAKGKAEPEDVASTPGRLASSQLDSSMGLPKSASASVMHLPLPPHPAIEGRSLLHPPPGPLPDFPQRPRLPTDEDIPRTPGRDLMERARSLGKSQSTDTVPNTPGSDAPLTGSSLLLSSPHIPGSPFSYPAQSPVLSAGVPRTPGRDLTFAPVFPDPAAINRKVSLESLDDRPVFKEPHISAVPGQVLAAGTEHSVSIPEDLPTGLSLDVPVPSDVTPLKKKPGRPRSKKLPAASAAEESLELSSESIHLPDEAHLEALSVQTICAQSPKHSSLDFREGEVEPQTVLPDEDNFLTYKDEAPTVVSKPARRARRPWDEILLGSLSPVTTPPRPYFTRRSDFEEMTILYDIWNEGIDEEDIRLLQITYDKMLQQDNGNDWLNDTLWVNHPPTSIPGVKKKRRDDGMRDHATGCARSEGYYKIDKKDKIKYLQSTRLQSEEPPVDTQGMSIPAQVHASTRAGSERRSEQRRLLSSFACDSDLLKFNQLKFRKKKIRFCKSHIHDWGLFAMEPIAADEMVIEYVGQNIRQVIADMREKRYEEEGIGSSYMFRVDHDTIIDATKCGNFARFINHSCNPNCYAKVITVESQKKIVIYSRQPINVNEEITYDYKFPIEDEKIPCLCGAENCRGTLN; this is encoded by the exons ATGGACAGTCATCCCGTCTGCGGCTCAGCGGAGAAGCGGAGTCACCACTGGAGAAGTTACAAGTTGATAATCGACCCGGCGCTTAAGAAGGGATCTCACAAACTGTATCGCTACGATGGACAGACTTTCAGCATGCCC AACCCCGGGATACCACCGGTGGACATCGTCCGAGACCCCAGGATCGGTCGTCTGTGGACTAAGTACAAAGAGACGGACCTACCGGTGCCAAAATTTAAG ATCGATGAGTGTTACATCGGCCCCGTGCCTCCAAAGGAGGTGACTTTCGCCAGGCTCAACGACAATATCAGGGAAGGATTTCTTaccgacatgtgcaaaaaattcGGAGAAATCGAGGAGGTCGAGATCCTGTACAATCCGAAGAACAAAAAGCACCTGGGGATAGCCAAAGTTGTTTTCGAGAGCGTGAAAGCCGCCAAAGTGGCCGTGCAGTCGCTTCACAACACGTCTGTTATGGGAAACATCATCCACGTGGAGCTGGACCCGAAAG GTGAGAATCGCCTGAGGTACTTCCAGCTCCTGATGAATGGCAGCTACACTCCACGCACGCTGCCTGTTGGTGGAGAGGAGGCCAGAGAAGTTTCCCCTCGAAGCCTGGCAGAAGCCTtactg GCTTGCGAGCCCATCCGCAGGTTATCAGAGAGCAGCGTGTCTGCTGGGGGAGGAACATTGCCGCCCAGCAGTTCCTCCACCCCCCTGACCCTGGAGACCGGCTACTCCAGCCTAAGACAGGATACGCCACAATCCCAGGGAACCCCTCATACCCCGCGTCAGGCTGGTACGCCTTTCTCTCAGGACTCTAGTTATTCCAGTCGGCAGTCCACGCCTGCCTACCAATCTAGCCGTCCTGAGAGCTCCGGAGGTTACAAATCTCGCCGACACGAGAGTAAATTTCAGGATGCGTACAACCGGAGACCGGAGAGGCCTCAGTATCGCAGCAACATGTATCGAAGTACGCCTGAGCAGCCTCCTTTCAAACAGCACCAGCTCACACCACCTGAACCTCCACCTTCCACCACTTCTTTCAACTACACAGCGCCTCCCCCCGCTACACCCAACTTCAAGTCCGCCTTCTCACCCTACCAGCCCCCTTTGCCCCCTGCGTTCCCTCCAACAGAGCCAGCTTTCCATCACCCAGCCCAAAGGGAGGGTGAATACCTCCGACCGCCAGAGCCGCCCCTGACGGCTGCTGTTGACTTTTTGCCCGCCAAGGAGCGACCAGAGACTCCTCCAATCCCGGAGCCTCCTCCACCAGAGCCCGCTCCTCATCCAACCACCCCTCCTCCTCAAACACCAGAGCACTGCCCTTCACCCGGTTCCCCCATTCTGGATCCAGAGAGGAACAGCCTGGATTCTCGCATTGAGATGCTGCTCAAggagaaaaggacaaaactgctGCCGTTCCTGGACGAGCGGGACTCGGACAACGAGGTGCGAATGGAGGGAAGTCCGATTTCCTCCTCGTCCTCGCAGCTATCCCCGATCCCTCCTTACACAGGTGGCTCTCAAGGTGGTCAGCAAAATTCCCGTCCCTCCAGCACAGGTTTGGAGGACATCAGCCCCACGCCACTGCCGGACTCGGAAGATGAAGAGCCAATTCCCGGGACTGCCTCACTGATCAAGAGAATCAGCTCTCCTGTCCacgagaaagagaaagaaggatCTTTTGGAGGCCACTCTCCCGCTGAGAAAATGGACACG GGTCAACAGTCATCGGGAGAGGATATGGAAATCTCAGACGATGAGATGCCCGGGACTCCGATCACAAGCGGAGAGTGTGGCAAAGGCATCGTCGTGAACTCTGCCGTGTCCCCGATGCAGACCATGGCCATGCATCCTTCCAGCTACCACCCCCTGTCCCACCAAGCCGGCTTTGCCATCGCGCATCACCCCCTGGCCCCTCACCTGGCCGCCCATACCGGAGTGCCTCACCCCATGCTGCCGCCCATGGGTCCCTACCCTCCGATGCCGGTGGTGCCTATGGATCTGATGAGCTGCTTCCGGTGGGAGCAGTGGAGCACGATTCCGATGTCCTtccagatgcagcagcagatgctGAGTCGCATGGCTCAGACCAGAGGGCCCTATCCCTATCCACATTTTATGGACAATGGCGCTTCCGGACCTTTCGGGGGACCCTATGCACCTCTTTCCATGGGTGCTACACCTGCAGGCAGCACAGGGGCACCTGGACAACAATGGCAGCATCCCAGTTTACCAAAGTTCAACCCCACCGTTCCTCCTCCTGGATATGAGACTAAAAAAGAAGATCCCCACAAGGCCACTGTTGATGGCGTGCTCCTGGTCATTGTCAAAGAGCTGAAGGCCATCATGAAGCGCGACCTGAACCGCAAAATGGTGGAGGTTGTGGCTTTTAGGGCCTTCGATGACTGGTGGGATAAGAAGGAACGTTCTGCTAAG GCATCTTTGACTCCAGTAAAGGGCGCAGAAgggaaagaagaagagagaccTAAACCCAAAGAGACGATTGGTTCAAGTCTCCTTGAGAACTGGAACAAGGGTGAGGGGCTGGGCTACGAGGGTATGGGCCTAGGAATCGGGTTGCGAGGGGCCATCCGCTTACCCTCCTTCAAG GTCAAACGGAAGGACCCTCCTGAGGCCGCAGCTGCAGGCGACAACAAACGAGCCCGACCCTCCACGCCTGTGGACGACGAACTGGAGGACGAAG ACCGGGAACGAGACCCAGCTGAGCTCCCCTCAGATGATTCCAAACTGGATGGCGACGGCACGTCGGCAAAGAGACGCCACTCTCGACCGCTTGAGCTGGACagtgagggagaggaggaggtggacaCCTCAGGGAAGGAAGAGTCGCTGTCTGACAGGGAGGAAGAACCTGTTAAAATGGAGGTTGCGGAGAGGCTGTCGCTTGGCAAA GAGAGTGGTGATGAGGAGGGCGAAGGTGAAGATGAGGGAGACTTATCCAGTGAAAGCTCCTCTTCAGATTCGTCTGATGATG AAGCTGAGAGTTCGTCTTCTTCCAAGGCCAGCTCAGACTCCTCGTCAGAAAGCTCTGACTCCTCTGGCTACGGGTTAAGCTCGGAAGAGGAAGACGACGATGAGGAAGAAAGGGAGGCAGCAGAAGATGCGGAGGTTGACGGCAAAGATGCCGCGACCTCCTCATCTACTTCATCCTCTACATCTTCATCTTCggaggacgaggaggaagaAACAGAAGCTAAGCCTCCGAGCTCTCCTGCAGTACCGCTCCCAGAGGTCAAGGAGGAGCAGATACGCAGACCTCCTAGTCCTGAGGAGCCGTCAGCAGAGGACCTGAAGCCACCGTCACCTCAACACATCCCTG TCCAAGAGCGAGACATCAGTGACAGCCACATTCCTGCAGTGAAGTCTGAACATCAGGAGATTGTAGCAAATCTTCGGCCACCCACTCCCACAGGCGTCCTGTTTGACAGTGACCAGGAGACAAAAGCAAAAGGTAAAGCAGAGCCTGAAGATGTAGCCAGCACCCCTGGTCGATTAGCTTCCTCCCAATTAGATTCAAGCATGGGTCTCCCCAAATCGGCCTCCGCATCTGTAATgcacctccctctccctcctcaCCCGGCAATAGAAGGCCGATCCCTTCTCCATCCGCCTCCAGGCCCCCTGCCCGACTTCCCTCAGCGGCCCCGGCTCCCAACAGATGAGGATATCCCCCGCACGCCTGGCAGGGACCTCATGGAGCGTGCCCGAAGTCTGGGTAAATCCCAGAGCACCGACACAGTGCCCAACACACCAGGCAGTGATGCTCCGCTCACGGGCAGCAGTCTGTTGCTTAGTTCCCCTCACATCCCTGGTAGTCCTTTCTCCTACCCTGCTCAGTCCCCTGTCCTTAGCGCTGGAGTGCCCCGTACTCCAGGAAGGGACTTAACATTCGCCCCTGTCTTCCCTGACCCTGCAGCAATTAATAGGAAAGTGTCCTTGGAGAGCTTGGATGATAGACCAGTTTTTAAGGAGCCGCACATCAGCGCTGTGCCAGGCCAGGTCCTGGCAGCCGGCACAGAGCACTCAGTCAGCATCCCTGAAGATCTACCTACTGGTCTCTCTCTAGATGTCCCTGTGCCGTCCGATGTCACGCCGTTGAAGAAGAAACCTGGACGACCCAGAAGCAAAAAGCTGCCAGCGGCTTCTGCGGCTGAGGAGTCTTTGGAGCTCTCATCCGAGTCCATCCATCTGCCTGATGAAGCACATCTCGAAGCTCTCTCTGTACAGACGATCTGTGCACAGTCCCCCAAGCACTCGAGCCTGGACTTCCGGGAAGGAGAAGTGGAGCCTCAGACGGTGTTACCTGATGAAGACAACTTCCTGACCTACAAAGACGAAGCACCCACTGTGGTCTCAAAGCCGGCACGAAGGGCGCGGCGGCCCTGGGATGAGATCCTGCTGGGAAGCCTGTCTCCTGTCACCACGCCTCCACGGCCATACTTCACCCGACGCTCTGATTTTGAGGAGATGACCATCCTGTATGACATCTGGAACGAAGGCATAGACGAGGAGGACATACGGCTTCTGCAGATCACCTACGACAAGATGCTCCAGCAGGACAACGGTAACGACTGGCTCAACGACACGCTCTGGGTCAACCATCCT CCTACCAGCATCCCTGGAGTGAAGAAAAAGAGGCGAGATGACGGAATGAGGGATCATGCTACGGGCTGCGCGCGAAGCGAGGGATACTACAAGATCGACAAGAAGGACAAGATCAAGTACCTTCAGAGCACGCGGCTGCAGTCGGAGGAGCCGCCGGTTGACACACAG gGCATGAGTATTCCTGCGCAGGTCCACGCCTCAACCAGAGCTGGCTCGGAGCGGCGTTCGGAGCAGCGGCGCTTGCTGTCCTCTTTTGCGTGTGACAGCGACCTGCTCAAGTTCAACCAGCTGAAG TTCCGTAAGAAGAAGATCAGATTCTGCAAATCACACATCCATGATTGGGGTCTGTTCGCCATGGAGCCCATCGCTGCTGATGAAATGGTGATCGAATATGTGGGACAGAACATCAGACAG GTGATCGCGGACATGAGGGAGAAACGCTATGAAGAAGAGGGCATCGGCAGCAGCTACATGTTCCGTGTCGACCACGACACCATCATAGACGCCACGAAGTGTGGCAACTTTGCTCGTTTCATCAATCACAGCTGCAAT CCTAACTGTTATGCGAAGGTCATCACTGTGGAGTCTCAAAAGAAGATCGTGATCTACTCCAGGCAGCCAATCAACGTTAACGAGGAGATCACGTACGACTACAAGTTCCCCATCGAGGACGAGAAGATCCCCTGTTTGTGTGGGGCAGAGAACTGTCGGGGAACGCTGAATTAA